A section of the Pleuronectes platessa chromosome 7, fPlePla1.1, whole genome shotgun sequence genome encodes:
- the mob2a gene encoding MOB kinase activator 2a isoform X2, whose translation MRFKRNGSYTLNRKSKTKPNGKKPPTEEKKQYLETEFTKIRVVDFDLKELVVLPREIDLNEWLASNTTTFFNLINLQYSTISEFCTGDTCQAMTACNTIYYWYDERGKKTKCTAPQYVDFVMSLCQKLVTDEEIFPTKYGKEFPNSFESLVKKICRYLYHVLAHLYWAHFKETVALDLQGHLNTLYAHFIVFVREFNLVDPKETCIMDDLSEILCAPAPPPAPAPAPSSPTSTPAPSSQNHVTER comes from the exons GAAGTCGAAGACGAAGCCAAATGGAAAGAAGCCTCCGACAGAAGAGAAGAAGCAGTACTTGGAGACAGAGTTCACGAAAATCCGTGTGGTGGACTTCGACCTCAAGGAGCTGGTGGTTCTGCCCAGAGAGATAGACCTCAACGAATGGCTAGCCAGCAACA CGACAACTTTCTTCAACCTTATCAACCTGCAGTACAGCACCATCTCAGAGTTCTGCACTGGGGACACCTGTCAAGCCATGACGGCCTGCAACAC AATATACTACTGGTATGACGAGAGGGGGAAGAAGACGAAGTGCACTGCTCCACAATATGTCGACTTCGTAATGAGTCTTTGTCAGAAACTGGTCACAGACGAGGAAATCTTTCCTACAAAATATG gCAAAGAGTTCCCCAACTCCTTTGAGTCCTTGGTGAAGAAGATCTGCCGGTACCTGTACCACGTGCTGGCTCACCTCTACTGGGCGCACTTTAAAGAGACGGTGGCCCTGGACCTGCAGGGCCACTTGAACACTCTGTATGCACATTTCATCGTTTTCGTAAGGGAATTCAACCTGGTCGACCCCAAGGAGACCTGTATCATGGACGACCTGTCCGAAATCCTCTGTGCGCCCGCCCCGCCGCCTGCGCCCGCCCCGGCCCCCTCCAGCCCAACCTCAACGCCCGCCCCTTCCTCACAAAACCACGTGACGGAGAGATGA
- the mob2a gene encoding MOB kinase activator 2a isoform X3 — translation MGVLVCCDCFFYRKSKTKPNGKKPPTEEKKQYLETEFTKIRVVDFDLKELVVLPREIDLNEWLASNTTTFFNLINLQYSTISEFCTGDTCQAMTACNTIYYWYDERGKKTKCTAPQYVDFVMSLCQKLVTDEEIFPTKYGKEFPNSFESLVKKICRYLYHVLAHLYWAHFKETVALDLQGHLNTLYAHFIVFVREFNLVDPKETCIMDDLSEILCAPAPPPAPAPAPSSPTSTPAPSSQNHVTER, via the exons ATGGGGGTTCTGGTGTGCTGCGACTGCTTCTTCTATAG GAAGTCGAAGACGAAGCCAAATGGAAAGAAGCCTCCGACAGAAGAGAAGAAGCAGTACTTGGAGACAGAGTTCACGAAAATCCGTGTGGTGGACTTCGACCTCAAGGAGCTGGTGGTTCTGCCCAGAGAGATAGACCTCAACGAATGGCTAGCCAGCAACA CGACAACTTTCTTCAACCTTATCAACCTGCAGTACAGCACCATCTCAGAGTTCTGCACTGGGGACACCTGTCAAGCCATGACGGCCTGCAACAC AATATACTACTGGTATGACGAGAGGGGGAAGAAGACGAAGTGCACTGCTCCACAATATGTCGACTTCGTAATGAGTCTTTGTCAGAAACTGGTCACAGACGAGGAAATCTTTCCTACAAAATATG gCAAAGAGTTCCCCAACTCCTTTGAGTCCTTGGTGAAGAAGATCTGCCGGTACCTGTACCACGTGCTGGCTCACCTCTACTGGGCGCACTTTAAAGAGACGGTGGCCCTGGACCTGCAGGGCCACTTGAACACTCTGTATGCACATTTCATCGTTTTCGTAAGGGAATTCAACCTGGTCGACCCCAAGGAGACCTGTATCATGGACGACCTGTCCGAAATCCTCTGTGCGCCCGCCCCGCCGCCTGCGCCCGCCCCGGCCCCCTCCAGCCCAACCTCAACGCCCGCCCCTTCCTCACAAAACCACGTGACGGAGAGATGA
- the mob2a gene encoding MOB kinase activator 2a isoform X5 produces the protein MGGRKSKTKPNGKKPPTEEKKQYLETEFTKIRVVDFDLKELVVLPREIDLNEWLASNTTTFFNLINLQYSTISEFCTGDTCQAMTACNTIYYWYDERGKKTKCTAPQYVDFVMSLCQKLVTDEEIFPTKYGKEFPNSFESLVKKICRYLYHVLAHLYWAHFKETVALDLQGHLNTLYAHFIVFVREFNLVDPKETCIMDDLSEILCAPAPPPAPAPAPSSPTSTPAPSSQNHVTER, from the exons ATGGGCGGGAG GAAGTCGAAGACGAAGCCAAATGGAAAGAAGCCTCCGACAGAAGAGAAGAAGCAGTACTTGGAGACAGAGTTCACGAAAATCCGTGTGGTGGACTTCGACCTCAAGGAGCTGGTGGTTCTGCCCAGAGAGATAGACCTCAACGAATGGCTAGCCAGCAACA CGACAACTTTCTTCAACCTTATCAACCTGCAGTACAGCACCATCTCAGAGTTCTGCACTGGGGACACCTGTCAAGCCATGACGGCCTGCAACAC AATATACTACTGGTATGACGAGAGGGGGAAGAAGACGAAGTGCACTGCTCCACAATATGTCGACTTCGTAATGAGTCTTTGTCAGAAACTGGTCACAGACGAGGAAATCTTTCCTACAAAATATG gCAAAGAGTTCCCCAACTCCTTTGAGTCCTTGGTGAAGAAGATCTGCCGGTACCTGTACCACGTGCTGGCTCACCTCTACTGGGCGCACTTTAAAGAGACGGTGGCCCTGGACCTGCAGGGCCACTTGAACACTCTGTATGCACATTTCATCGTTTTCGTAAGGGAATTCAACCTGGTCGACCCCAAGGAGACCTGTATCATGGACGACCTGTCCGAAATCCTCTGTGCGCCCGCCCCGCCGCCTGCGCCCGCCCCGGCCCCCTCCAGCCCAACCTCAACGCCCGCCCCTTCCTCACAAAACCACGTGACGGAGAGATGA
- the mob2a gene encoding MOB kinase activator 2a isoform X1 codes for MVGDYCSFSGDKTDMHSQRNSKNGLSCKMVLQAVGKVLRKSKTKPNGKKPPTEEKKQYLETEFTKIRVVDFDLKELVVLPREIDLNEWLASNTTTFFNLINLQYSTISEFCTGDTCQAMTACNTIYYWYDERGKKTKCTAPQYVDFVMSLCQKLVTDEEIFPTKYGKEFPNSFESLVKKICRYLYHVLAHLYWAHFKETVALDLQGHLNTLYAHFIVFVREFNLVDPKETCIMDDLSEILCAPAPPPAPAPAPSSPTSTPAPSSQNHVTER; via the exons ATGGTGGGAGATTACTGCTCCTTCTCTGGAGATAAGACGGACATGCACTCTCAGAGGAACTCCAAAAACGGACTAAGTTGCAAAATGGTTCTTCAGGCGGTCGGGAAAGTGCTCAG GAAGTCGAAGACGAAGCCAAATGGAAAGAAGCCTCCGACAGAAGAGAAGAAGCAGTACTTGGAGACAGAGTTCACGAAAATCCGTGTGGTGGACTTCGACCTCAAGGAGCTGGTGGTTCTGCCCAGAGAGATAGACCTCAACGAATGGCTAGCCAGCAACA CGACAACTTTCTTCAACCTTATCAACCTGCAGTACAGCACCATCTCAGAGTTCTGCACTGGGGACACCTGTCAAGCCATGACGGCCTGCAACAC AATATACTACTGGTATGACGAGAGGGGGAAGAAGACGAAGTGCACTGCTCCACAATATGTCGACTTCGTAATGAGTCTTTGTCAGAAACTGGTCACAGACGAGGAAATCTTTCCTACAAAATATG gCAAAGAGTTCCCCAACTCCTTTGAGTCCTTGGTGAAGAAGATCTGCCGGTACCTGTACCACGTGCTGGCTCACCTCTACTGGGCGCACTTTAAAGAGACGGTGGCCCTGGACCTGCAGGGCCACTTGAACACTCTGTATGCACATTTCATCGTTTTCGTAAGGGAATTCAACCTGGTCGACCCCAAGGAGACCTGTATCATGGACGACCTGTCCGAAATCCTCTGTGCGCCCGCCCCGCCGCCTGCGCCCGCCCCGGCCCCCTCCAGCCCAACCTCAACGCCCGCCCCTTCCTCACAAAACCACGTGACGGAGAGATGA
- the mob2a gene encoding MOB kinase activator 2a isoform X4, which yields MDWLMGKSKTKPNGKKPPTEEKKQYLETEFTKIRVVDFDLKELVVLPREIDLNEWLASNTTTFFNLINLQYSTISEFCTGDTCQAMTACNTIYYWYDERGKKTKCTAPQYVDFVMSLCQKLVTDEEIFPTKYGKEFPNSFESLVKKICRYLYHVLAHLYWAHFKETVALDLQGHLNTLYAHFIVFVREFNLVDPKETCIMDDLSEILCAPAPPPAPAPAPSSPTSTPAPSSQNHVTER from the exons GAAGTCGAAGACGAAGCCAAATGGAAAGAAGCCTCCGACAGAAGAGAAGAAGCAGTACTTGGAGACAGAGTTCACGAAAATCCGTGTGGTGGACTTCGACCTCAAGGAGCTGGTGGTTCTGCCCAGAGAGATAGACCTCAACGAATGGCTAGCCAGCAACA CGACAACTTTCTTCAACCTTATCAACCTGCAGTACAGCACCATCTCAGAGTTCTGCACTGGGGACACCTGTCAAGCCATGACGGCCTGCAACAC AATATACTACTGGTATGACGAGAGGGGGAAGAAGACGAAGTGCACTGCTCCACAATATGTCGACTTCGTAATGAGTCTTTGTCAGAAACTGGTCACAGACGAGGAAATCTTTCCTACAAAATATG gCAAAGAGTTCCCCAACTCCTTTGAGTCCTTGGTGAAGAAGATCTGCCGGTACCTGTACCACGTGCTGGCTCACCTCTACTGGGCGCACTTTAAAGAGACGGTGGCCCTGGACCTGCAGGGCCACTTGAACACTCTGTATGCACATTTCATCGTTTTCGTAAGGGAATTCAACCTGGTCGACCCCAAGGAGACCTGTATCATGGACGACCTGTCCGAAATCCTCTGTGCGCCCGCCCCGCCGCCTGCGCCCGCCCCGGCCCCCTCCAGCCCAACCTCAACGCCCGCCCCTTCCTCACAAAACCACGTGACGGAGAGATGA